A genome region from Myroides fluvii includes the following:
- a CDS encoding CusA/CzcA family heavy metal efflux RND transporter: protein MLNKIIEYSVKNKLIIGLMVLGLIGIGIFQMTKLPIDAVPDITDNQVQVITVAPNYGATDIERLVTFPIEQANSNIPGMKSIRSFSRFGLSLITIVFEEDVDIYWARQQVGERLLQVQNDIPKEVGQPELGPISTGLGEIYQYVVRPEPGYEKQFDLTELRSIQDWIVRRQLIAVKGVAEVSSFGGKLKQFEIALNPNQLDANGLTIKDVFDALNQNNENTGGAYIEKGPTVLYIRSEGLIGTIEDIENIAITSKNSEFPILIRDIAKVQIGHATRYGAMTYNDQGEVAGGIVMMLKGENSNNVIQDVKERVAEIQKSLPKGVVIEPFLDRTKMVNNAIGTVETNLLEGALIVVLVLVLFLGNFRAGLLVASIIPLAMLFAISMMNLFGVSGNLMSLGALDFGLIIDGAVIIVEAVLHQFSHNNKFKEKVMLKQEEMNQTVVQSASKMMNSAVFGQIIILIVYIPILTLQGIEGKMFKPMAQTVAFALLGAFLLSLTYVPMMSSLILSRKVSTKPNFSDRFMAKLEKIYQNTLVKVLEIPKTIYTIVALLFVSAIYILSTLGGEFIPSLEEGDFAVDTKVLNGSNLTTTIESTQKAVHILVTQFPEVEKVVTKIGNSEVPTDPMPMEAGDMMVILKDKKEWTSASSFPELAEKMTHALEEVPGITVGFQFPVQMRFNELMTGARQDVVIKVFGDNLDTLATTANQIGQIINTISGAANLYVEPITGMPQLLIEYDRAAIARHRLSISEVNTIVNTSLAGQSAGMVYEGEQRYDVVVRMNENSKKDIQQIRNILIPTPSGTQIPLSQLAAVDIKEGPNQIQRENAQRRIFVGFNVKGRDVQSIVEELQQKVEAKITLPTGYRITYGGQFENLNEAKERLAIAVPLALVLIFVLLFFAFRDIKECLMIFTAIPLSIIGGVFLLALRGMPFSISAGVGFIALFGVAVLNGIVLIAEFNRLQKSGITNIVYVVVRGAKSRLRPVLMTASVASFGFLPMALSNGAGAEVQRPLATVVIGGLILATFLTLFILPLLYITFEQKLNFSFFKKKKVSTLVATIALLLATSGSTFAQTPIALNEAIDRAMANNHAIRTEQLRSDFAKAFIHTATDIPQTTVAGEFGQINGPYTDNKFSVSQDIAFPTIYNRQKKVYQKTWQKSIFDLELKTIEIKKEVTQSFYDYFYWKEKEQLLHQADSMYTSFYNKATLRFQKGESTILEQTTAKNQLIRIQMQLAEIAQAKSLAQLQLRYLLNTEEDLVPVLEGNKVELLGLEQDLDHNPQLKIAEQNHEIAQAQTRLERSKLLPTLQLTYNNSSFMGLAANEIYYDRKDRFHAFQVGLTLPLFDFGQKGRIRASKEAEKVAEAEAMMTKQTMVNRYQQLLINLSSSQQILTSYEQQAPKGAAVIMKTAELQFVNGAINYLEYVLLTNQALELLSNYFDALKAYNDTLIQINYLTSNN from the coding sequence ATGTTAAACAAAATAATTGAATATTCTGTAAAGAATAAACTCATCATAGGCTTAATGGTACTTGGCCTAATCGGTATTGGTATTTTTCAAATGACGAAATTACCTATCGATGCTGTACCCGATATCACAGACAACCAAGTACAGGTCATTACCGTGGCCCCCAACTATGGTGCAACAGACATTGAGCGCTTAGTTACTTTTCCCATCGAACAAGCCAATAGTAATATTCCAGGGATGAAAAGTATTCGAAGCTTTTCTCGCTTTGGCTTATCGTTAATTACCATTGTGTTTGAAGAAGATGTGGATATCTATTGGGCCCGACAACAGGTAGGTGAACGCTTACTCCAAGTGCAAAACGATATTCCCAAAGAAGTAGGACAACCAGAATTAGGACCTATTTCTACCGGATTAGGAGAAATCTATCAATATGTTGTTCGCCCAGAACCCGGATATGAAAAACAATTCGATCTCACGGAATTGCGATCCATCCAAGATTGGATTGTTCGCCGTCAGTTAATCGCTGTAAAAGGGGTTGCTGAAGTGAGTAGTTTTGGAGGGAAACTCAAACAATTCGAAATTGCCCTCAATCCCAACCAACTAGATGCCAATGGACTAACAATCAAAGATGTGTTTGATGCCCTGAATCAAAACAATGAAAATACAGGAGGAGCCTATATCGAAAAGGGCCCTACGGTTTTATACATTCGTTCTGAAGGGTTAATCGGAACAATAGAAGATATTGAGAATATTGCGATAACCTCAAAAAACAGTGAATTCCCCATCCTTATTCGCGATATTGCCAAAGTACAAATCGGACATGCTACACGTTATGGCGCCATGACCTACAACGACCAAGGAGAGGTTGCGGGTGGTATTGTGATGATGCTAAAAGGAGAAAATAGCAACAACGTTATTCAAGATGTAAAAGAACGTGTAGCTGAAATCCAAAAATCCTTACCTAAGGGCGTGGTAATCGAACCTTTCCTAGACCGTACCAAAATGGTAAACAACGCCATTGGAACAGTAGAAACCAACTTATTAGAAGGGGCTTTAATTGTCGTTTTAGTATTGGTTTTATTTTTAGGGAACTTCCGTGCAGGATTACTCGTTGCCTCCATCATTCCTTTAGCCATGCTATTTGCCATCTCCATGATGAATTTATTTGGCGTAAGTGGAAACCTAATGAGTTTAGGTGCTTTGGATTTTGGGTTAATCATCGATGGAGCCGTCATCATTGTGGAAGCGGTCCTCCATCAGTTTAGTCACAACAATAAATTCAAGGAGAAAGTCATGCTCAAACAAGAGGAAATGAACCAAACCGTGGTGCAATCGGCTTCCAAAATGATGAATAGTGCGGTATTTGGGCAGATTATTATCCTCATCGTGTATATTCCCATTCTGACCTTACAAGGAATTGAAGGGAAAATGTTCAAACCCATGGCTCAAACCGTAGCTTTTGCCTTATTGGGTGCCTTTTTACTTTCCTTGACCTATGTTCCGATGATGAGTTCACTAATCTTAAGTAGAAAAGTGAGTACAAAACCTAATTTTTCCGATCGTTTCATGGCTAAATTAGAAAAGATCTATCAAAATACCTTAGTCAAAGTATTGGAAATTCCCAAAACCATTTATACCATCGTTGCCCTATTATTTGTCAGTGCGATTTATATCCTATCTACCTTAGGCGGAGAGTTTATTCCCTCCTTAGAAGAAGGCGATTTTGCGGTGGACACTAAAGTATTAAACGGAAGTAATCTAACCACCACCATAGAAAGTACACAAAAGGCCGTTCATATTTTGGTTACACAATTTCCAGAAGTAGAAAAGGTAGTCACTAAAATTGGAAACAGTGAAGTTCCCACCGACCCTATGCCGATGGAGGCCGGAGATATGATGGTGATCCTCAAAGATAAAAAAGAGTGGACTTCTGCTTCTTCCTTTCCAGAATTAGCCGAGAAGATGACGCATGCGCTAGAAGAAGTTCCCGGTATTACCGTTGGCTTTCAATTTCCTGTGCAAATGCGATTCAATGAGTTGATGACTGGAGCTAGACAAGATGTTGTAATTAAGGTATTTGGAGACAACTTAGACACCTTAGCGACAACCGCCAATCAAATTGGACAAATCATTAATACCATTTCTGGAGCGGCGAATTTATACGTAGAGCCCATTACTGGCATGCCACAATTGTTAATTGAGTATGACCGTGCGGCAATTGCTCGTCATCGCTTATCGATAAGTGAGGTCAATACGATTGTCAATACTTCTTTGGCAGGGCAAAGTGCAGGAATGGTCTATGAAGGAGAACAGCGATATGACGTTGTGGTGCGTATGAATGAAAACAGTAAAAAAGACATTCAACAAATCCGAAATATTCTAATTCCTACTCCGTCAGGAACACAAATTCCATTGAGTCAATTAGCTGCTGTGGACATCAAAGAAGGCCCGAATCAAATTCAACGTGAAAACGCACAACGTCGTATTTTTGTTGGATTCAATGTCAAAGGACGCGATGTTCAGAGTATCGTTGAAGAACTACAACAAAAAGTAGAGGCTAAGATTACTTTACCAACAGGGTATCGCATTACCTATGGCGGTCAATTTGAAAACTTAAATGAGGCCAAAGAACGTTTGGCAATTGCCGTTCCCTTAGCCCTAGTTCTAATCTTTGTCTTGCTGTTCTTTGCCTTCCGAGACATCAAAGAATGCTTGATGATTTTCACCGCTATTCCCCTTTCTATTATTGGAGGAGTTTTTCTACTTGCCTTAAGAGGCATGCCATTTAGCATCAGCGCAGGCGTTGGTTTTATTGCCTTATTTGGTGTTGCTGTATTGAATGGTATTGTATTAATTGCCGAATTCAACCGATTACAAAAATCGGGAATTACCAATATTGTTTATGTTGTTGTTCGAGGAGCGAAAAGTCGCTTACGTCCTGTATTAATGACTGCCTCTGTTGCTTCGTTTGGATTCCTACCCATGGCGCTGAGCAATGGCGCTGGAGCAGAAGTACAACGTCCTTTAGCGACAGTAGTCATTGGAGGATTAATCCTCGCCACTTTTTTAACTTTATTTATTTTGCCTTTATTATATATCACTTTCGAACAAAAGCTGAACTTCTCTTTCTTCAAAAAGAAAAAAGTTAGCACCCTCGTGGCAACCATAGCTTTGTTGTTGGCAACTAGCGGTTCCACCTTCGCTCAAACGCCAATTGCCTTGAATGAAGCAATTGATCGCGCCATGGCAAACAACCACGCTATTCGTACCGAGCAATTGCGCTCGGACTTTGCTAAAGCCTTTATCCATACCGCAACAGACATTCCACAAACAACCGTAGCGGGTGAATTCGGTCAAATCAATGGCCCTTATACCGATAATAAATTTAGTGTCAGTCAGGATATTGCCTTTCCTACCATTTACAATAGACAAAAAAAGGTATACCAAAAAACTTGGCAGAAAAGCATTTTTGACCTAGAACTCAAAACAATTGAAATCAAAAAAGAAGTAACCCAAAGCTTTTACGACTACTTCTATTGGAAAGAAAAAGAACAACTACTACATCAAGCAGATAGCATGTACACTTCCTTCTACAACAAAGCCACCTTGCGCTTTCAAAAAGGGGAAAGTACAATATTGGAACAGACCACGGCCAAAAATCAGTTGATCAGAATCCAGATGCAACTCGCTGAGATTGCACAAGCGAAAAGTTTGGCGCAATTACAATTGAGGTATTTACTCAATACCGAAGAGGATTTGGTTCCTGTTCTAGAAGGGAATAAAGTGGAATTACTAGGATTAGAACAAGACCTTGATCATAATCCACAGCTAAAAATAGCAGAGCAAAACCATGAAATAGCCCAAGCGCAGACCCGACTGGAGCGATCAAAACTTTTGCCAACACTTCAATTGACCTACAACAACAGTAGTTTTATGGGATTGGCGGCTAACGAGATCTATTACGATCGAAAAGATCGTTTTCACGCCTTTCAAGTTGGCCTGACGTTACCTCTTTTTGACTTTGGACAAAAGGGAAGAATTCGCGCCTCCAAAGAAGCGGAAAAAGTAGCGGAAGCCGAAGCAATGATGACCAAACAAACGATGGTCAATCGTTATCAACAATTGTTGATAAACCTCTCAAGTAGTCAACAAATATTGACAAGTTATGAACAACAAGCGCCAAAAGGTGCTGCTGTCATCATGAAAACAGCTGAACTACAATTCGTCAATGGAGCGATTAACTATCTTGAGTATGTGCTCCTAACCAATCAGGCTCTAGAGCTGTTAAGTAACTACTTTGATGCCTTGAAAGCATATAATGACACCCTAATTCAAATCAATTATCTAACTTCAAATAATTAG
- the thiL gene encoding thiamine-phosphate kinase, protein MIENKNQSKTQLEQLGEFGLIKHLTKDFAMTQSSTLKGIGDDGAVLDFTEEKVVVSTDLLIEGVHFDLAYAPLKHLGYKAIVVNLSDICAMNAVPTQVTVSIAVSNRFPLEALEELYEGIALACNYYKVDLIGGDTTSSQKGLIISVTALGKAKEEDLVYRSNAQDNDLLVVTGDIGGAYMGLQVLEREKQVYLVNPNSQPDLAIYDYIIERQLKPEARTDIKQLLVELDVKPTSMIDVSDGLSSEIMHLCTSSKVGCNLFEEKLPLDPQFISTCEEFNIDSTTIAINGGEDYELLFTVKMEDYDKIKGNPNLTIIGHMTQESEGIHLITRDNTKIPIKAKGWNALQ, encoded by the coding sequence ATGATTGAAAATAAAAATCAAAGTAAAACACAATTAGAGCAATTGGGTGAGTTTGGCTTAATCAAACACTTAACCAAAGATTTCGCTATGACACAATCTTCTACCCTAAAGGGAATTGGAGATGATGGAGCAGTCTTGGACTTTACAGAGGAAAAGGTCGTTGTTTCAACCGACTTACTCATTGAGGGTGTGCATTTCGACTTAGCTTATGCTCCATTGAAACACTTAGGTTACAAGGCTATTGTGGTCAATCTTTCTGATATTTGCGCCATGAATGCGGTTCCAACTCAGGTTACTGTGTCCATCGCTGTTTCTAATCGCTTTCCTTTAGAAGCTTTAGAAGAGCTATATGAGGGAATTGCTTTAGCTTGTAATTACTATAAAGTAGATTTAATTGGAGGTGATACGACTTCTTCTCAAAAAGGATTAATCATCAGTGTAACGGCTTTAGGTAAAGCAAAAGAAGAGGATTTGGTGTACAGAAGTAACGCACAAGATAATGACCTATTAGTAGTAACAGGTGATATTGGAGGTGCCTATATGGGATTACAAGTATTAGAACGCGAAAAGCAAGTGTATCTTGTCAATCCAAATAGCCAGCCCGATCTTGCCATATACGATTACATCATCGAAAGACAATTAAAACCAGAAGCACGTACAGATATCAAACAATTATTAGTTGAACTTGATGTAAAACCTACAAGTATGATTGATGTTTCTGATGGTCTATCGTCGGAGATTATGCATTTGTGCACGTCCTCTAAAGTGGGTTGTAACTTATTTGAAGAAAAACTTCCTCTTGATCCACAGTTTATCAGTACGTGTGAAGAATTCAATATTGATTCCACAACAATTGCTATCAATGGTGGAGAAGACTACGAATTGTTATTCACGGTTAAGATGGAGGATTACGATAAAATCAAAGGAAATCCCAACTTAACCATAATTGGTCATATGACACAAGAAAGTGAAGGAATTCACCTGATTACGAGAGATAATACTAAAATTCCAATCAAAGCAAAAGGTTGGAATGCACTACAATAA
- a CDS encoding glycosyltransferase family 117 protein, translating into MLTFNYKKWNIIGGWLCFLVALITYTLTVEPTVSFWDPGEYIATSAKLEVGHPPGAPFYQMLGALFSLFAISPQHIALAVNMVAVFSSAFTILFMFWSMTNILKKMVIKTSEWNTSNAIAVLGSAAIGSLAFSFTDSFWFNAVESEVYASAMVLTALLLYLGLRWVDDMDQPRGNRWLLLIGLVAGCSFGVHLMALLTIPSIGLLYFFKKYEKVTVKNFIIGNIAAVAALFFLFAFFFPKLLAFFGKTEIFAINTLGLPFNSGTILAFLILIGITVFGLYYTRKKGYGTLNTLILTLVFVCVGLTAWLMLPIRANANVTINENTPSDATELLAYYQREQYGDESIYYDSYFTKAYVGLDKNNPWKDEKPNYERDYQTGKYVVVNEWKNAGQNFDEKHKGFLPRMWSTDKNHRINYMRYSKPLNFNIASGYTNNEQLIYLERGVKQKLASGEFGVEELDNLFSQYGQALDIEVPSFSDNMSYMFTYQFGYMYWRYLMWNFVGRQDDIQGQGDLEHGNWLSGVKFLDEIRLGSQDNLPTEVLNNKGRNTYFFLPFILGIIGIVFNYRKDPKMFWVLLVLFLFTSLALKVFLNERPFEPRERDYAVVPSFYIFAMWLGFGVYSIYEGVKKYLSPKLSNAIVLTVCTLAAPVLLAQQNWDDHDRSNRYTALANARAYLDSCDPNAIIFTIGDNDTFPLWYLQEIEGYRTDVRVVCTSLLTQDWYIDQMKAKAYDSEPLPIKFTHDQYVGNKRDAILIDPKTEQRFDLSLLLDVVRSDDQRTKRMTEAGTTLHFIPTNKFSLPVDSAIIAKNNIVSPYLRDQVLPSLEIDITDQAIYKHRLIMLDIIANNNWERPIYFSGGSFNNDDFVWMKDYLQLQGLIYKLVPIKTSGQNAHPIDLGMIDSDRMYETVKTWYWGNMGSDKIYHDPQTRRNSLSYRINLSRLAEQLIEEGKKTKAKEILDIAMTNMPIEYYGYYQLVIPFVECYYKIGETKLAQDYAKQLAQKSEEKLFYYKNLPLEEQNYYAYEILSELEIWRNLVAIVDVEDKQANYVNSFKNDFNAYFTHFNYLFKQYQGGEEEQQPEA; encoded by the coding sequence ATGTTAACATTCAACTACAAAAAGTGGAATATAATTGGGGGATGGCTGTGCTTCCTCGTTGCATTAATCACTTACACTTTAACCGTAGAACCTACCGTTAGCTTCTGGGATCCAGGAGAATACATTGCCACTTCAGCAAAACTTGAGGTAGGGCACCCACCAGGAGCACCTTTTTATCAAATGCTAGGTGCTTTGTTTTCTCTTTTCGCTATCTCACCACAACATATTGCATTAGCAGTGAATATGGTAGCTGTATTTTCTAGCGCCTTTACCATCTTATTTATGTTCTGGTCGATGACCAATATCTTAAAAAAGATGGTGATCAAAACATCGGAGTGGAACACTTCTAACGCTATTGCCGTTTTAGGTAGTGCTGCTATCGGATCGTTAGCCTTCAGTTTTACGGATAGTTTTTGGTTTAATGCCGTTGAGTCAGAAGTTTATGCTTCTGCTATGGTACTGACTGCCTTATTACTCTATTTGGGACTAAGATGGGTAGATGATATGGACCAACCGCGTGGAAACCGTTGGTTGTTGTTAATTGGCCTTGTAGCGGGATGTTCCTTTGGAGTTCACCTCATGGCTTTGTTAACTATTCCTTCGATCGGGTTGTTGTACTTCTTCAAAAAATATGAAAAAGTAACCGTTAAGAATTTCATCATTGGCAATATTGCAGCTGTAGCTGCTCTATTCTTCTTATTTGCCTTTTTCTTTCCTAAGCTCTTAGCTTTCTTTGGAAAAACGGAAATTTTTGCCATCAATACACTTGGACTTCCCTTCAACAGTGGAACCATCCTCGCTTTCCTTATCTTAATCGGAATTACGGTATTTGGCTTATACTACACCCGTAAAAAAGGATATGGTACCCTTAATACATTAATTCTAACTTTAGTATTTGTTTGTGTGGGATTAACCGCTTGGTTGATGTTGCCAATTCGCGCAAATGCCAATGTTACAATTAACGAAAATACGCCTTCGGATGCGACGGAATTGTTAGCCTACTACCAACGTGAGCAGTATGGAGATGAAAGCATTTACTACGATTCATACTTTACCAAAGCGTATGTTGGCTTAGATAAAAACAACCCTTGGAAAGACGAAAAACCCAACTACGAAAGAGATTACCAAACAGGTAAATATGTGGTTGTGAATGAGTGGAAAAACGCCGGACAAAACTTCGATGAAAAGCACAAAGGCTTTTTACCGCGTATGTGGAGTACCGATAAGAATCACCGCATCAATTATATGCGTTATTCTAAACCCCTGAATTTCAACATTGCTTCAGGGTATACCAATAATGAACAACTAATTTACCTCGAGCGAGGGGTAAAACAAAAGTTAGCCAGTGGTGAATTTGGCGTGGAAGAACTAGACAATCTCTTTAGTCAATATGGTCAAGCACTCGATATTGAAGTACCTTCTTTTTCTGATAATATGTCGTATATGTTTACCTATCAATTTGGGTATATGTACTGGAGATATTTGATGTGGAACTTTGTTGGACGTCAAGATGACATTCAAGGACAAGGGGATCTAGAACATGGAAATTGGTTGAGTGGTGTAAAATTTTTAGATGAAATTCGCCTAGGATCTCAAGACAATTTACCTACTGAAGTATTGAATAACAAAGGTAGAAACACGTATTTCTTCTTGCCTTTTATCTTGGGAATTATCGGAATTGTATTTAACTACCGTAAAGATCCGAAAATGTTCTGGGTGCTGTTGGTTCTATTCTTATTTACGAGTTTAGCCTTAAAAGTATTCTTGAATGAACGCCCATTTGAACCTAGAGAACGCGATTACGCCGTTGTTCCTTCGTTCTATATTTTTGCTATGTGGTTGGGATTTGGTGTTTACTCCATCTATGAAGGAGTGAAAAAATACCTCTCTCCAAAACTGTCTAACGCCATTGTATTAACCGTTTGTACGTTAGCCGCTCCTGTATTATTAGCCCAACAAAACTGGGATGATCACGACCGCTCTAATCGCTATACGGCTTTGGCGAATGCTCGAGCCTATTTAGATTCTTGTGATCCGAATGCCATTATTTTTACTATTGGTGATAATGACACCTTCCCGCTTTGGTATTTACAAGAAATTGAGGGATACCGTACGGATGTTCGCGTGGTTTGTACCAGCTTACTAACACAAGATTGGTACATCGACCAGATGAAAGCTAAAGCTTACGATTCTGAGCCATTGCCAATCAAATTTACGCATGATCAATATGTGGGGAATAAACGCGATGCAATTCTTATTGATCCAAAAACAGAGCAGCGTTTTGATTTATCACTATTGTTAGATGTTGTGCGCTCAGATGATCAAAGAACCAAGCGAATGACAGAAGCGGGTACAACACTTCACTTTATTCCTACGAATAAGTTTAGCCTACCTGTAGATAGTGCTATTATTGCGAAAAACAATATTGTATCTCCATACTTAAGAGACCAAGTATTGCCTTCTCTGGAAATCGATATTACAGATCAAGCCATTTATAAGCACCGCTTGATTATGTTAGATATTATCGCAAACAACAACTGGGAGCGACCAATTTATTTCTCTGGAGGTAGTTTCAACAATGACGACTTTGTTTGGATGAAAGACTACTTGCAATTACAGGGATTGATTTACAAGTTAGTACCGATCAAAACATCAGGCCAAAATGCGCATCCAATCGATTTGGGTATGATTGATTCAGATCGCATGTACGAAACTGTAAAAACGTGGTATTGGGGTAATATGGGTAGTGATAAAATTTACCACGACCCACAAACACGTAGAAACTCTTTGAGCTACCGCATCAACTTAAGTCGTTTAGCTGAACAATTAATTGAAGAGGGGAAAAAGACAAAAGCCAAAGAAATATTGGATATTGCCATGACCAATATGCCGATTGAATATTATGGTTATTATCAATTAGTTATTCCTTTTGTTGAATGTTACTACAAAATTGGAGAAACGAAATTAGCACAAGATTACGCCAAGCAGTTAGCACAAAAATCGGAGGAGAAATTGTTTTACTACAAAAATCTTCCTTTAGAGGAGCAAAACTATTATGCGTATGAAATTTTATCCGAATTAGAAATCTGGAGAAATTTAGTTGCTATTGTCGATGTAGAAGACAAACAAGCGAATTATGTAAATTCGTTTAAAAACGATTTCAACGCGTATTTTACCCATTTCAACTATTTATTCAAACAATACCAAGGAGGAGAGGAAGAACAACAACCCGAAGCTTAA
- a CDS encoding enoyl-CoA hydratase/isomerase family protein, whose amino-acid sequence MEYENILIETDDHISVITINRPTKLNALNKPTIEELHRALIQLEEDKEVRVVIITGSGEKAFVAGADIKEFSNFNVSEGSQLAAKGQELLFDYAQNYSKPIIAAVNGFALGGGLELAMACHFRVASANAKMGLPEVTLGLIPGYGGTQRLPQLIGKGRAMELIMTADMINAEKALDYGLVNHVVEQAELLTFTKAIAQKISHNSSSAISKAIKSINANFKDGTNGYHEEIKHFGECFNTTDFTEGTTAFLEKRKPNFKG is encoded by the coding sequence ATGGAATATGAAAATATTTTAATTGAAACAGATGATCATATATCGGTCATCACGATTAACAGACCCACGAAGTTAAATGCCCTCAACAAACCGACGATTGAGGAATTACACCGCGCTTTAATTCAACTAGAGGAAGACAAAGAAGTTCGCGTTGTAATTATCACAGGAAGTGGAGAGAAAGCATTTGTTGCGGGTGCAGATATTAAAGAATTTTCGAACTTCAACGTAAGCGAAGGATCGCAATTAGCTGCTAAAGGACAAGAATTACTATTTGATTACGCCCAAAACTATTCAAAACCCATTATTGCGGCAGTCAATGGATTTGCTTTAGGAGGGGGATTAGAATTGGCTATGGCTTGCCACTTTAGAGTTGCTTCTGCCAACGCTAAAATGGGATTGCCGGAAGTAACCTTAGGCTTAATTCCTGGTTATGGAGGAACACAGCGTTTACCGCAATTAATAGGCAAAGGACGCGCGATGGAACTAATTATGACTGCAGACATGATCAACGCCGAAAAGGCCTTAGATTATGGATTAGTCAATCACGTGGTAGAACAAGCGGAATTATTGACTTTTACAAAGGCAATTGCACAAAAAATATCACATAATTCATCTTCTGCCATTTCCAAAGCAATCAAATCAATCAATGCGAACTTCAAAGATGGTACCAATGGATACCACGAAGAGATTAAGCACTTTGGAGAATGCTTCAATACTACTGACTTCACAGAAGGTACTACTGCTTTCTTAGAAAAGAGAAAGCCGAATTTTAAAGGATAA
- a CDS encoding sensor histidine kinase encodes MNERHVFLKSFSLQNRIFFSLIFLSIISSILISAVSVYQFKEEARTYHQYRLERKEGSITENINYILTTTPYELNTENLPLIFKDKIHELASIHNTELHIHDLNGKLLLSSKGSFSIDGLQSNIPIIILKTIKSSPNKRFVDVEEVDNTRIRTAYRYLKDQKFKPLGIIKIPYAEETEFYESEVRNFMYKFGQVYIIMLIMSIAISYFLSNYITQSLNKLSIKMTSTKLGQKNEKIEDISTSKEISNLINAYNDMVEKLDETYQQLAQNEREQAWREMAKQVAHEIKNPLTPMRLTVQSFERKFDPTDPDIGNKLKDYSAVLIGQIDTMSSVATAFSSFASMPAQQNETLNVIKTIRISLDIFTEDFIYFEHEEEEIIAVIDQTQLIRIITNLVKNAIQAIPDSNPSPIVIVKAYQNDENIIISVTDNGTGVTIADKTKIFEPKFTTKSSGMGLGLGIIKNIVENYKGTITFETQAGKGTTFTVTLPLTK; translated from the coding sequence ATGAATGAAAGACACGTTTTTTTAAAAAGTTTCTCCCTTCAGAATAGAATATTTTTTTCTTTAATTTTTCTAAGTATCATATCCTCTATATTGATATCCGCAGTATCTGTGTATCAATTTAAAGAGGAGGCACGCACCTATCACCAATACAGATTAGAGCGAAAGGAAGGCTCTATTACAGAGAACATCAATTATATTTTGACCACTACTCCGTATGAATTGAATACCGAAAACCTTCCACTTATTTTTAAGGACAAAATACACGAGCTCGCCTCTATTCACAATACCGAATTACACATCCACGACCTTAATGGCAAATTATTGCTTTCCTCTAAAGGAAGTTTCTCCATAGACGGCTTGCAATCCAATATTCCCATTATCATCTTAAAAACCATCAAATCCTCGCCGAACAAGCGCTTCGTCGATGTAGAAGAAGTAGACAACACACGTATTCGAACCGCATATCGCTATCTCAAGGATCAAAAATTCAAACCACTAGGCATCATAAAAATTCCCTATGCTGAAGAAACGGAATTTTACGAAAGTGAGGTGCGTAACTTTATGTATAAATTTGGTCAGGTTTACATTATTATGCTAATCATGTCCATTGCCATTTCCTACTTTCTGTCCAATTACATCACTCAGAGCTTGAATAAATTGAGCATCAAGATGACTAGTACAAAACTAGGTCAGAAAAACGAAAAAATCGAAGACATTTCCACTAGCAAAGAAATTTCAAACTTAATCAATGCCTATAATGACATGGTTGAGAAGCTAGACGAAACCTATCAGCAATTAGCGCAAAATGAGCGCGAACAAGCTTGGAGAGAAATGGCGAAACAAGTGGCACATGAGATCAAAAACCCCTTAACACCTATGCGACTAACCGTGCAAAGTTTTGAGCGAAAATTTGATCCAACGGATCCCGATATTGGCAACAAACTCAAAGACTACTCGGCAGTACTTATTGGACAAATCGACACCATGTCTAGTGTAGCAACAGCTTTTTCAAGTTTTGCCTCTATGCCTGCACAGCAAAACGAAACCCTAAACGTCATTAAAACCATTCGCATATCGTTGGATATCTTTACAGAAGATTTCATTTACTTTGAGCATGAAGAAGAGGAAATCATCGCTGTAATTGATCAAACACAACTTATCCGTATTATTACTAACTTAGTAAAAAATGCAATTCAGGCAATTCCCGATAGCAATCCGAGTCCAATTGTTATCGTTAAAGCCTATCAAAATGATGAAAACATCATCATCTCAGTGACGGATAATGGAACAGGAGTTACCATAGCGGATAAGACCAAAATATTCGAACCGAAATTTACCACCAAATCAAGTGGAATGGGACTTGGCCTGGGGATTATTAAAAACATTGTCGAAAACTACAAAGGAACCATTACTTTTGAAACGCAAGCTGGTAAGGGAACTACTTTTACTGTAACTTTACCGCTGACCAAATAA